A stretch of Arthrobacter sp. NEB 688 DNA encodes these proteins:
- a CDS encoding polyprenyl synthetase family protein: MSAGGATAQRGTPSVLALPGAGDALRERLTDGLGRVEALITQRVDHDDPFIAQASSHLTAAGGKRFRPLLTLLASELGTGVSDEVVAAAAGVELTHLASLYHDDVMDEADVRRGAPSANALYDNSTAILVGDLLFGTASDIVADLGPQAVKIQAQTFVRLCAGQIRDDRPCPEGQDPVEYYLQVLADKTGVLIATAARYGAMFGGCDDATVEVMREYGERLGVAFQLADDLIDISSEADETGKTPGTDLREGKRTLPVLHVLASTDPADARLQELLRGDLDDDARLAEALGLLRAHPAMERAREHTFAVATRAQSVLDGLPASDAKEALHALATGVVTRVG; encoded by the coding sequence GTGAGCGCGGGCGGGGCGACGGCGCAGCGGGGGACCCCCTCGGTCCTCGCGCTGCCCGGCGCCGGTGACGCGCTGCGCGAGCGGCTGACCGACGGGCTCGGCCGGGTCGAGGCGCTCATCACGCAGCGCGTCGACCACGACGACCCGTTCATCGCCCAGGCGTCCTCGCACCTCACCGCGGCGGGCGGCAAGCGGTTCCGGCCGCTGCTCACGCTGCTCGCCTCCGAGCTCGGCACGGGCGTCTCCGACGAGGTCGTGGCGGCGGCCGCCGGGGTCGAGCTGACCCACCTCGCCTCGCTCTACCACGACGACGTCATGGACGAGGCCGACGTGCGGCGCGGGGCGCCCTCGGCGAACGCCCTGTACGACAACTCGACCGCGATCCTCGTCGGCGACCTGCTCTTCGGCACGGCGTCCGACATCGTCGCCGACCTCGGCCCGCAGGCGGTCAAGATCCAGGCGCAGACCTTCGTGCGCCTGTGCGCCGGGCAGATCCGCGACGACCGGCCGTGCCCCGAGGGCCAGGACCCGGTCGAGTACTACCTCCAGGTGCTCGCCGACAAGACCGGCGTCCTCATCGCCACCGCCGCCCGCTACGGCGCGATGTTCGGCGGCTGCGACGACGCGACCGTCGAGGTGATGCGCGAGTACGGCGAGCGGCTCGGCGTCGCCTTCCAGCTGGCCGACGACCTCATCGACATCTCCTCCGAGGCCGACGAGACCGGCAAGACGCCGGGCACCGACCTGCGCGAGGGCAAGCGCACCCTGCCGGTCCTGCACGTGCTCGCCTCCACCGACCCGGCGGACGCCCGGCTCCAGGAGCTGCTGCGCGGCGACCTCGACGACGACGCGCGCCTGGCCGAGGCCCTCGGCCTGCTGCGGGCCCACCCCGCGATGGAGCGGGCCCGCGAGCACACCTTCGCCGTGGCGACCCGGGCCCAGTCGGTGCTCGACGGGCTGCCGGCGAGCGACGCCAAGGAGGCGCTGCACGCGCTGGCCACCGGCGTCGTCACCCGCGTCGGCTGA
- the nuoL gene encoding NADH-quinone oxidoreductase subunit L: protein MTAAPATGAASVAWLLVALPLLGAAILLLGGRRTNKVGPALATGLSWASFGVGVVVLFQLLGQDAGARAHHLTLWSWVPAGSFNLDLGMLVDPLSVAFVMLITFVGSLIHVYSLGYMEHDPDKRRFFAYLNLFVAAMLVLVLADSYLLLFVGWEGVGLASYLLIGFWNWNPAYASAANKAFFVNRVGDLGLSIAIMTMFITFGGVDYATVNEGVAGANQSTLTAIGLLLLVGACGKSAQFPLQSWLGDAMAGPTPVSALIHAATMVTAGVYLVVRSHVIFDAAPDAALAVAIVGAITLVFGAVVGCAKDDIKKALAASTMSQIGYMMLAAGLGPVGYAFAIFHLLTHGFFKAGMFLGAGSVMHGMNDQVNMRRFGGLSGAMKITWATFGLGWLAILGVPPFSGFWSKDKIIEAAFVGEGWQPWVLGSAALIGAGVTAFYMSRLFFMTFHGEKRWTEDVHPHESPKIMTVPMMVLAGGSAFLGLLLAWPFAETAPIVSWLAPVVGEHGEEHPVIAVPVLMGLTLLFVAVGIFLAWRQYWAEDVPEVAPRGSVLTRAARVDLYQDAVNEGLFMRPGVHLTRSLVYVDGKGVDGAAGGLAALVGGLSSRLRRLQTGYARSYALTMLTGVVAVLGALWVIQ from the coding sequence ATGACCGCGGCCCCCGCGACCGGCGCCGCGTCGGTCGCGTGGCTGCTCGTCGCGCTGCCCCTCCTCGGTGCGGCGATCCTCCTCCTCGGGGGACGCCGCACGAACAAGGTCGGCCCGGCGCTGGCGACCGGCCTGTCGTGGGCCAGCTTCGGCGTCGGCGTCGTCGTGCTCTTCCAGCTGCTCGGTCAGGACGCGGGGGCGCGCGCCCACCACCTGACGCTGTGGAGCTGGGTGCCGGCCGGGTCGTTCAACCTCGACCTCGGGATGCTCGTCGACCCGCTGTCGGTCGCGTTCGTCATGCTCATCACCTTCGTCGGCTCGCTCATCCACGTGTACTCGCTCGGGTACATGGAGCACGACCCCGACAAGCGGCGCTTCTTCGCCTACCTCAACCTCTTCGTCGCGGCGATGCTCGTCCTCGTCCTCGCCGACAGCTACCTGCTCCTCTTCGTCGGCTGGGAGGGCGTGGGCCTGGCCTCGTACCTGCTCATCGGCTTCTGGAACTGGAACCCGGCGTACGCCAGCGCGGCGAACAAGGCGTTCTTCGTCAACCGTGTCGGCGACCTCGGCCTGTCCATCGCGATCATGACGATGTTCATCACCTTCGGCGGCGTCGACTACGCGACGGTCAACGAGGGTGTCGCGGGCGCCAACCAGTCGACGCTCACCGCGATCGGGCTGCTCCTGCTCGTCGGGGCCTGCGGCAAGTCGGCGCAGTTCCCGCTGCAGTCCTGGCTCGGTGACGCGATGGCCGGCCCGACGCCCGTCTCCGCGCTCATCCACGCGGCGACGATGGTCACCGCCGGCGTCTACCTCGTCGTCCGCTCGCACGTCATCTTCGACGCCGCCCCGGACGCCGCCCTCGCGGTCGCCATCGTCGGTGCGATCACGCTGGTCTTCGGTGCGGTCGTCGGCTGCGCCAAGGACGACATCAAGAAGGCCCTCGCGGCCTCGACGATGAGCCAGATCGGCTACATGATGCTCGCGGCGGGCCTGGGCCCGGTCGGCTACGCCTTCGCGATCTTCCACCTGCTGACGCACGGCTTCTTCAAGGCCGGGATGTTCCTCGGCGCCGGGTCGGTCATGCACGGCATGAACGACCAGGTGAACATGCGCCGCTTCGGCGGGCTCTCGGGCGCCATGAAGATCACCTGGGCGACCTTCGGCCTCGGCTGGCTCGCGATCCTCGGTGTCCCGCCGTTCTCGGGCTTCTGGTCCAAGGACAAGATCATCGAGGCCGCCTTCGTCGGCGAGGGCTGGCAGCCCTGGGTCCTCGGCAGCGCCGCGCTGATCGGCGCCGGGGTCACGGCCTTCTACATGTCGCGCCTGTTCTTCATGACCTTCCACGGCGAGAAGCGCTGGACCGAGGACGTGCACCCGCACGAGTCGCCCAAGATCATGACCGTCCCGATGATGGTCCTCGCCGGCGGCTCGGCCTTCCTCGGCCTGCTCCTCGCGTGGCCGTTCGCCGAGACCGCCCCGATCGTCTCGTGGCTCGCGCCGGTCGTCGGCGAGCACGGCGAGGAGCACCCGGTCATCGCGGTGCCGGTGCTCATGGGCCTGACCCTGCTCTTCGTCGCCGTCGGGATCTTCCTCGCGTGGCGGCAGTACTGGGCCGAGGACGTGCCCGAGGTCGCCCCGCGCGGCTCCGTGCTCACCCGCGCCGCGCGCGTGGACCTCTACCAGGACGCCGTCAACGAGGGCCTGTTCATGCGGCCGGGTGTCCACCTGACCCGCTCGCTCGTCTACGTCGACGGCAAGGGGGTCGACGGCGCCGCCGGCGGCCTCGCCGCCCTCGTCGGCGGTCTGTCCTCGAGGCTGCGTCGCCTCCAGACCGGGTACGCCCGGTCGTATGCCCTGACGATGCTCACCGGTGTCGTCGCCGTCCTCGGTGCTCTGTGGGTGATCCAGTGA
- a CDS encoding MFS transporter has protein sequence MTRDDGDFVGERAPAPRGLPHRAWLVAAVTLAALVAAAAFRSSTGVLLEPVESEFGWSRATTSGAVSLNLVLYGLTAPFAAAFMERFGVRRTVALALVVVGVSSALTTVMTSAWQLWLLWGVFIGVGTGAMALVLGAVVANRWFERHRGLVTGIFSAANATGQLLFLPVIARAAAGPGWRWAAGVVAVLALLVAVLVALLLVDHPRDRGLLPYGATTHAPEAPDTGESPARRAVSTLVRVSRSWPFWALVLTFWVCGWSTNGIIQTHFVPAAHDHGMPATTAAGLLAVVGIFDIAGTVGSGWLTDRVDPRLLLAGYYLGRGLSLLALDAVLGPGVEPGMWVFIVFYGLDWVATVPPTVALCRTHFGVADSGVVFGWVFASHMVGAGVGASVAGWVRTAQGDYHWAWLGAAVLCFAAVALALTIPKRPVREQEPVLTPLS, from the coding sequence GTGACACGGGACGACGGGGACTTCGTCGGGGAGCGGGCGCCGGCGCCGCGCGGCCTCCCCCACCGCGCGTGGCTCGTCGCCGCCGTCACGCTCGCCGCGCTCGTCGCCGCCGCGGCCTTCCGCTCCTCCACCGGCGTGCTCCTCGAGCCGGTGGAGTCCGAGTTCGGCTGGTCGCGCGCCACGACCTCCGGCGCGGTCAGCCTCAACCTCGTCCTCTACGGCCTCACCGCCCCCTTCGCCGCCGCGTTCATGGAGCGCTTCGGCGTGCGGCGCACGGTCGCCCTCGCGCTCGTCGTCGTCGGCGTCTCCAGCGCCCTGACGACCGTCATGACCTCGGCCTGGCAGCTCTGGCTGCTCTGGGGCGTCTTCATCGGCGTCGGGACCGGCGCGATGGCCCTCGTCCTCGGCGCGGTCGTGGCCAACCGCTGGTTCGAGCGGCACCGGGGCCTGGTCACCGGCATCTTCTCGGCGGCCAACGCCACCGGCCAGCTGCTCTTCCTGCCGGTCATCGCCCGGGCCGCGGCAGGGCCGGGATGGCGCTGGGCCGCCGGCGTCGTCGCCGTCCTCGCGCTCCTCGTCGCCGTGCTCGTCGCGCTCCTGCTCGTCGACCACCCGCGCGACCGCGGCCTGCTGCCCTACGGCGCGACCACGCACGCCCCCGAGGCCCCGGACACCGGCGAGTCACCCGCCCGGCGTGCGGTCTCGACCCTCGTCCGCGTCTCGCGCAGCTGGCCGTTCTGGGCGCTCGTGCTCACCTTCTGGGTCTGCGGCTGGTCGACCAACGGCATCATCCAGACGCACTTCGTCCCCGCCGCGCACGACCACGGGATGCCCGCGACGACCGCCGCCGGTCTGCTGGCGGTCGTCGGCATCTTCGACATCGCCGGCACGGTGGGCTCCGGCTGGCTGACCGACCGGGTCGACCCCCGGCTGCTGCTGGCCGGCTACTACCTCGGGCGCGGCCTGTCGCTGCTCGCGCTCGACGCGGTGCTCGGGCCGGGCGTCGAGCCGGGGATGTGGGTGTTCATCGTCTTCTACGGGCTCGACTGGGTCGCCACCGTGCCGCCGACGGTCGCGCTGTGTCGCACGCACTTCGGGGTCGCGGACTCCGGTGTCGTGTTCGGCTGGGTCTTCGCGTCGCACATGGTCGGCGCGGGGGTCGGCGCGAGCGTGGCCGGGTGGGTGCGCACCGCGCAGGGCGACTACCACTGGGCCTGGCTCGGGGCCGCCGTCCTCTGCTTCGCGGCGGTCGCGCTCGCCCTGACCATCCCGAAGCGGCCGGTCCGCGAGCAGGAGCCGGTCCTCACGCCGCTCTCGTGA
- a CDS encoding NADH-quinone oxidoreductase subunit J, which yields MTGTGEEIMFWILGPLAVLGALGLVFARKAVHAALGMALTMIIVGVFYIAQDADFLGVIQIFVYTGAVMMLFLFVLMLVGVDSSDSLVETLTGQRWATVVLVLGLGGLLGFSVGHVTLGDPVGVAAVNADQGNVSGVAQLIFGRYVWVFEITSALLITAALGAMVLAHRERLGKGPNQKEWSKRRFQEGEHLAGLPAPGVYARHNAVDTPALLPDGTPSELSVSRVLTARDQNRSPEVYTEGERQIERDVREGGER from the coding sequence GTGACCGGCACCGGTGAGGAGATCATGTTCTGGATCCTCGGGCCCCTCGCGGTGCTCGGGGCCCTGGGCCTGGTCTTCGCGAGGAAGGCCGTCCACGCCGCCCTCGGCATGGCCCTGACGATGATCATCGTCGGCGTCTTCTACATCGCGCAGGACGCCGACTTCCTCGGCGTCATCCAGATCTTCGTCTACACCGGCGCGGTGATGATGCTCTTCCTCTTCGTGCTCATGCTCGTCGGGGTCGACTCCAGCGACAGCCTCGTCGAGACGCTGACCGGCCAGCGCTGGGCCACCGTCGTCCTCGTGCTCGGCCTCGGCGGCCTGCTCGGGTTCTCGGTCGGCCACGTGACGCTCGGCGACCCGGTCGGGGTCGCGGCGGTCAACGCCGACCAGGGCAACGTCTCGGGCGTCGCGCAGCTGATCTTCGGCCGCTACGTCTGGGTCTTCGAGATCACGAGCGCCCTGCTCATCACGGCGGCGCTCGGCGCGATGGTCCTCGCCCACCGCGAGCGCCTCGGCAAGGGCCCGAACCAGAAGGAGTGGAGCAAGCGGCGCTTCCAGGAGGGCGAGCACCTCGCCGGCCTGCCGGCGCCCGGTGTCTACGCCCGGCACAACGCCGTCGACACCCCCGCGCTCCTGCCCGACGGCACCCCGTCGGAGCTGTCCGTCTCGCGCGTGCTCACCGCCCGCGACCAGAACCGCTCTCCCGAGGTCTACACCGAGGGCGAGCGCCAGATCGAGCGCGACGTGCGCGAAGGAGGCGAGCGATGA
- a CDS encoding NADH-quinone oxidoreductase subunit M, which produces MTSLPLLTLMMVVPVLGAIVVAALPNGSVRLARPVALGASLVTLVLAVLAWVAFDSGSTAMFQLTETHAWIPQFGVSYAVGVDGIALALIVMAAILVPVCLLAAWNDVPEAEAGRLKRYFALMLVLEAFMVGVFAATDVFLFYVFFEAMLIPVYFLIGLYGGPQRQYAAVKFLLFSLAGGLVMLVSVIAVYFAGPGGQDGFLVENLIGGMDGSTAALRWMFVGFFIAFAVKAPMWPVHTWLPDAATESRPATAVLLVGILDKVGTYGMIRFCLQLFPEASQWATPVVITLAVISVIYGALLAIGQTDMMRLIAFTSISHFGFIVLGIFAMTSVGGAGSTLYMVNHGFSTAGLFLIAGFLVTRHGSKRIPDYGGWQRVTPVLAGTFLVAGLSSLALPGLSSFVSEFLVLQGTFMRYKVAAVIAALGIVLAALYILLMYQRVMTGPKPSFADGKAPRDLSSRERWVVAPIIASFVVLGFYPKPVLDIINPAVDKTLQIVGVSDPAAATDASGSAK; this is translated from the coding sequence GTGACCTCCCTGCCCCTCCTCACCCTGATGATGGTGGTGCCGGTCCTCGGCGCGATCGTCGTCGCGGCCCTGCCGAACGGCTCGGTGCGCCTCGCGCGCCCGGTCGCCCTCGGGGCCTCGCTGGTGACCCTCGTCCTCGCGGTCCTCGCGTGGGTGGCGTTCGACTCCGGGTCGACCGCGATGTTCCAGCTGACCGAGACCCACGCGTGGATCCCGCAGTTCGGCGTCTCCTACGCCGTCGGGGTCGACGGCATCGCCCTGGCGCTCATCGTCATGGCCGCGATCCTCGTCCCGGTCTGCCTCCTGGCGGCCTGGAACGACGTGCCGGAGGCCGAGGCCGGGCGGCTCAAGCGCTACTTCGCGCTCATGCTCGTCCTCGAGGCGTTCATGGTCGGCGTCTTCGCGGCCACCGACGTCTTCCTCTTCTACGTCTTCTTCGAGGCGATGCTCATCCCGGTGTACTTCCTCATCGGGCTGTACGGCGGCCCGCAGCGGCAGTACGCGGCGGTCAAGTTCCTCCTCTTCTCGCTCGCCGGCGGGCTCGTCATGCTCGTGTCGGTCATCGCGGTGTACTTCGCGGGCCCGGGCGGGCAGGACGGCTTCCTCGTCGAGAACCTCATCGGCGGGATGGACGGCTCGACGGCCGCCCTGCGCTGGATGTTCGTCGGCTTCTTCATCGCCTTCGCGGTCAAGGCCCCGATGTGGCCGGTCCACACCTGGCTGCCCGACGCCGCGACCGAGTCGCGCCCCGCGACCGCCGTGCTCCTCGTCGGCATCCTCGACAAGGTCGGCACCTACGGGATGATCCGCTTCTGCCTCCAGCTCTTCCCGGAGGCCTCGCAGTGGGCGACGCCGGTGGTCATCACCCTGGCCGTCATCTCGGTCATCTACGGCGCGCTGCTCGCGATCGGCCAGACCGACATGATGCGGCTCATCGCGTTCACCTCGATCAGCCACTTCGGCTTCATCGTCCTCGGCATCTTCGCGATGACGAGCGTCGGCGGCGCCGGGTCGACCCTCTACATGGTCAACCACGGCTTCTCGACGGCCGGCCTGTTCCTCATCGCCGGCTTCCTCGTGACGCGGCACGGCAGCAAGCGCATCCCCGACTACGGCGGCTGGCAGCGGGTCACGCCCGTCCTCGCCGGCACCTTCCTCGTCGCGGGCCTGTCCTCGCTGGCGCTGCCGGGCCTCTCGAGCTTCGTCTCGGAGTTCCTCGTGCTCCAGGGCACGTTCATGCGCTACAAGGTCGCCGCCGTCATCGCGGCGCTCGGCATCGTGCTCGCCGCGCTCTACATCCTCCTCATGTACCAGCGCGTCATGACCGGCCCCAAGCCCTCGTTCGCCGACGGCAAGGCCCCGCGCGACCTCTCCTCGCGCGAGCGCTGGGTCGTCGCGCCGATCATCGCCTCGTTCGTCGTCCTCGGCTTCTACCCGAAGCCGGTGCTCGACATCATCAACCCGGCCGTGGACAAGACGCTGCAGATCGTCGGCGTCAGCGACCCGGCCGCCGCCACCGACGCCTCCGGGAGTGCCAAGTGA
- a CDS encoding alanine racemase has translation MEPVPDGVTAQWDAATAGRPAPLVVLDLDAYAANADDLVRRAGGRPIRVASKSLRCRWVLDDVLTRPGFAGVMAYAVREAVRLHGAGVRDLYVAYPSVDVGAIREVAADDDLRREVTLTVDSVEHVRWLRDTLDPAVRGVGVAVDVDCSVRVGRLHLGVRRSPTRTPAQALAVARAAQGIGLEVRGLMFYDAQVAGLPDTPPVRLLKRRSVAELRERRAAVVAAVRAEADLQFVNGGGTGSLHTFAGDDSVTELAAGSGLYAPTLFDGYDAFSPRPAMAYALDVVRRPAHDIVTAFGGGYVASGEPGWSRVPAPVRRGWSLLRTEAAGEVQTPVAGEGVRGLALGDRVWLRGAKAGETLERFDTLHLVRGGRLVDAVPTYRGEGWNHG, from the coding sequence GTGGAACCGGTGCCCGACGGCGTGACCGCCCAGTGGGACGCGGCGACCGCGGGGCGGCCCGCGCCGCTGGTCGTCCTCGACCTCGACGCGTACGCGGCGAACGCCGACGATCTCGTGCGGCGGGCCGGCGGGCGACCGATCCGGGTGGCGTCGAAGTCGCTGCGCTGCCGCTGGGTCCTCGACGACGTGCTGACGCGCCCGGGCTTCGCCGGGGTGATGGCCTACGCCGTCCGCGAGGCGGTGCGGCTGCACGGGGCCGGCGTCCGTGACCTCTACGTCGCCTACCCCTCGGTCGACGTCGGGGCGATCCGCGAGGTCGCGGCCGACGACGACCTGCGCCGCGAGGTGACGCTGACCGTCGACTCGGTCGAGCACGTGCGCTGGCTGCGCGACACCCTCGACCCCGCGGTGCGCGGCGTCGGGGTGGCCGTCGACGTCGACTGCTCGGTGCGCGTCGGGCGGCTGCACCTCGGCGTGCGTCGCTCGCCGACCCGCACCCCGGCCCAGGCCCTCGCCGTCGCGCGCGCGGCGCAGGGCATCGGGCTCGAGGTGCGCGGGCTGATGTTCTACGACGCGCAGGTGGCCGGCCTGCCCGACACCCCGCCGGTGCGCCTGCTCAAGAGACGCTCCGTGGCCGAGCTGCGCGAGCGGCGGGCGGCCGTCGTGGCGGCGGTGCGGGCCGAGGCCGACCTGCAGTTCGTCAACGGCGGCGGCACCGGCAGCCTGCACACCTTCGCGGGCGACGACTCGGTCACCGAGCTCGCCGCGGGCTCCGGGCTCTACGCGCCGACGCTCTTCGACGGCTACGACGCCTTCAGCCCGCGGCCCGCGATGGCCTACGCGCTCGACGTCGTGCGGCGGCCGGCGCACGACATCGTCACGGCGTTCGGCGGCGGGTACGTCGCCAGCGGCGAGCCCGGCTGGTCGCGGGTCCCCGCGCCGGTGCGCCGCGGCTGGTCGCTGCTGCGCACCGAGGCGGCGGGGGAGGTGCAGACCCCCGTCGCCGGCGAGGGCGTGCGCGGCCTGGCCCTCGGCGACCGGGTGTGGCTGCGCGGTGCCAAGGCCGGCGAGACGCTCGAGCGCTTCGACACCCTCCACCTCGTGCGCGGCGGGCGGCTCGTCGACGCGGTGCCCACCTACCGCGGAGAGGGATGGAACCACGGATGA
- the nuoN gene encoding NADH-quinone oxidoreductase subunit NuoN — MPSVMPAEFQAVSIDYLAVAPMFLVVAGALVGVLVEAFAPRAKRHAIQVWLTTGVLVAALVVLAVWSRDHMSITLGGSVAIDGVSLFLQGALLLLATIGVLVMAERFGGTGSDAFTPMGASTPGSPQEDAATRAGYATSEVFPLTLFAVLGMMVFVSANDLITLFVGLEVLSLPLYVMTGLARRRRLLSQEAALKYFLLGAFSSAFFLFGAALLFGYAGSSDLAAIATAIRTNSGDLDGLLLPGVVLVLVGLLFKVGAVPFHSWTPDAYQGAPTPVTGFMAACTKLAAFGAILRLTYVGVGANRWDWQIGVVVIAILTMVVGAVLSVTQTDVKRLLAYSSVAHAGFILVGVLAFSQSAIGGVMFYLLAYGATTIAAFAIVAMVRQDGSEASHLSQWAGLGRNHPVVAGVFAFLLLAFAGIPLTSGFTAKFAAFAPAVESGTSGVVMVVVGVLASAVTAFVYVRLIVLMYFTEPAEGVVALQPSVPSTIGITLGVAITVVAGVAPAVVLQLANNASQFLL; from the coding sequence ATGCCGAGCGTGATGCCGGCCGAGTTCCAGGCCGTGAGCATCGACTACCTCGCGGTCGCGCCGATGTTCCTCGTCGTCGCGGGCGCCCTCGTGGGCGTCCTCGTCGAGGCCTTCGCGCCCCGGGCGAAGCGGCACGCCATCCAGGTGTGGCTGACGACGGGCGTCCTCGTGGCCGCCCTCGTCGTCCTCGCCGTGTGGAGCCGCGACCACATGTCGATCACCCTCGGCGGCTCGGTCGCCATCGACGGGGTCTCGCTCTTCCTCCAGGGCGCGCTGCTGCTGCTCGCGACCATCGGCGTCCTCGTCATGGCCGAGCGCTTCGGCGGCACCGGCTCCGACGCGTTCACCCCGATGGGTGCCTCGACGCCGGGCTCGCCGCAGGAGGACGCCGCGACCCGTGCGGGGTACGCGACCTCCGAGGTCTTCCCGCTGACGCTCTTCGCGGTGCTCGGGATGATGGTCTTCGTCTCGGCGAACGACCTCATCACGCTCTTCGTCGGGCTCGAGGTCCTCTCGCTGCCGCTGTACGTCATGACGGGCCTGGCCCGCCGGCGCCGGCTGCTCTCGCAGGAGGCCGCCCTCAAGTACTTCCTCCTCGGGGCGTTCTCCAGCGCGTTCTTCCTCTTCGGGGCGGCGCTGCTCTTCGGCTACGCCGGCTCCTCGGACCTCGCGGCCATCGCGACGGCCATCCGCACCAACTCCGGCGACCTCGACGGCCTGCTCCTGCCGGGCGTCGTCCTCGTCCTCGTCGGCCTGCTCTTCAAGGTCGGCGCGGTGCCCTTCCACTCGTGGACCCCGGACGCCTACCAGGGCGCGCCGACCCCGGTCACCGGCTTCATGGCCGCGTGCACCAAGCTCGCCGCGTTCGGCGCGATCCTGCGCCTGACCTACGTCGGTGTCGGCGCGAACCGCTGGGACTGGCAGATCGGCGTCGTCGTCATCGCCATCCTCACGATGGTCGTCGGTGCGGTGCTCTCGGTCACCCAGACCGACGTCAAGCGCCTCCTGGCCTACTCGTCGGTGGCCCACGCCGGGTTCATCCTCGTCGGCGTCCTCGCGTTCTCGCAGAGCGCGATCGGTGGCGTGATGTTCTACCTCCTCGCCTACGGCGCGACGACCATCGCGGCCTTCGCGATCGTCGCGATGGTCCGCCAGGACGGCTCCGAGGCCTCGCACCTCTCGCAGTGGGCGGGCCTGGGCCGCAACCACCCCGTCGTCGCGGGCGTCTTCGCCTTCCTCCTGCTGGCCTTCGCGGGCATCCCGCTGACCAGCGGCTTCACCGCCAAGTTCGCGGCCTTCGCGCCGGCCGTCGAGTCCGGCACCTCGGGCGTCGTCATGGTCGTCGTCGGTGTGCTCGCCTCGGCGGTCACCGCGTTCGTCTACGTCCGGCTCATCGTCCTCATGTACTTCACCGAGCCGGCCGAGGGCGTCGTCGCCCTCCAGCCGTCGGTGCCGTCGACGATCGGCATCACGCTCGGCGTGGCCATCACCGTCGTCGCGGGTGTCGCGCCGGCCGTGGTGCTCCAGCTCGCGAACAACGCCTCGCAGTTCCTGCTGTGA
- the nuoK gene encoding NADH-quinone oxidoreductase subunit NuoK: MSLVNYVYLATILFAIGAATVLTRRNAIIVFMGVELMLNAANLVFVTFARMHGSLDGQVLALFVMVVAAAEVVVGLAIIMAIFRSRRSASVDDANLLKL; encoded by the coding sequence ATGAGCCTGGTCAACTACGTCTACCTGGCGACCATCCTCTTCGCCATCGGGGCGGCCACCGTCCTGACCCGGCGCAACGCGATCATCGTGTTCATGGGGGTCGAGCTGATGCTCAACGCCGCGAACCTCGTCTTCGTGACGTTCGCGCGGATGCACGGCTCGCTCGACGGCCAGGTCCTCGCCCTCTTCGTCATGGTCGTCGCGGCCGCGGAGGTCGTCGTCGGCCTCGCGATCATCATGGCGATCTTCCGGTCCCGCCGGTCGGCCTCGGTCGACGACGCGAACCTGCTGAAGCTCTGA